Genomic segment of Citrus sinensis cultivar Valencia sweet orange chromosome 7, DVS_A1.0, whole genome shotgun sequence:
CAGAAATAATGATTTAGCATCTcgtatttaaaaaacaaagattacATATATATCCAGTCTACcctgatttcaaaaattacaaaagaatacAGCATAAAAGTAAATCAATCTTCAAAACAGCTGAAAAGAAAAACGAATTGACAAAATTAACCATATGGCACAACCACTCATTGTCACAATATATACTCATGGACAGAACCAAGCCGCCAAACCTAGAATCAACAAATCTTACCAAGAGGCTTCAAATTATGAAGAAAGTGAATAACAACAGTTCCATCACATTTTACCTAAACTAAAAGGCATTCCAATTATCAGAACTTCTCTTTTGAGTATTACTCTCTACGGATGTCTTAAATGGCCCAGTTGATCCAAATGGATCTGTATCGTCAAATGCCAGCACCCCAGAACCATTCCTTGGAGTATCTACTGATGTCTTGGAGTTGGATGGCCCAGTTGTCCCAAACGGATCAGTGTCGTCAAATGACTCAAATGCGGGGAACCCATGACCATGATCAAAGTCTTTAGTGCTACGCATGGAATCAAATCTTGCAAGGGAATTCTGCGATTGGAAGAATCCACTATCGCGTGCATTAAAGGAATTGTCACGTGCATTAAAGGAATCAAACCTTGATGAAAGCCCATAATTTGGATCAGAATCTCTGGTGCTGTGAACAGAATCAAACCTAGAAAGGGAATGGCTTGGGGATTGGAAGAGTCCACCGTCATGCatattaaatgaatcaaacCTAGACAAGTTGTCAAATGCATGATCCTCTGACCCTCCACTAAACCTTCGTGGGGAGTTCCCAAAGTTGTAGGCAGGGGTACTTGGAACAGAATCAGCAAATATAAATGGACTCTTTCCCTTGTCAAATGAGTAGTCATCTGGCCCAGCACTAAACCTCCGAGGGGAGTTTGTAATACTGTAGGCTGGGGTGCTTGGAACAGAATCTGCAAAAATAGATGAGCTCTTTCCCGGAAATAAGTTATTACTGTGGAAGAGCTCTGTTTTTATTGGCTTTATATTGAAGTCATCAAGACCGAACATAGAGCTGTCAAGATGTTGGTCGTGAGCAGCTTCCTGcattgaagaataaaaaatatatttagcctctacttatattttataaatatatatcattttcagTAAATCTTTTTCTATGAAACAAGTTCACTGAAATGCTTTCACAAATTTCACAAGAAGCCTGATAGCAACCATCAAACCCCGTCTCAAAATTCAGTTTTCAAAATGACATCTAAATTGGCTAGACATCAACCATCAATCCCCATCACAAAATTCAGTTtccaaaaataacatataaattgGCAAGTTGGAAACAATAAAAGTTTCAACACCCAGAAAAAAGGTTGACAATGCTAAGTTTGAAGCAAGTGAATCTCAGCAATCTTACTCATGATTAAATaaggaaaagaaagcaaaCTGAACTAGGAAGCTGCATAGAAGATAGAGTAAGGTAACCCTACATGCCATCAACATCAACCATCAATACCCGTCACAAGATTCAGTTTCCAAAAATAACATCTAAATTGGCAAATTGGAAACAATAAAGGTTTCAACACCCAGAAAAAGGTTGACAATACTAGGTTTGAAGCAAGCAAATCTCAGCAATCTTACTCATGATTAAATAAGGAAAGGAAAGCAAACTGAACCAGTTAAGCTGTATAGATAGAATAACCTAACACTAAATGCCctcaaaaaaaggaaaaaaagttcCATCACCTTCTGTTTAGTCAGTGTGAAACCACTCCCCAcccagagagagagaaaaaaaaaaaaaggaaaaagggcAAATggataaaatcaatttcagtTCCTGTTTCAATTTAAGCCACCATGAAATACTTGCATGCTAAATAGGATTGCtgttgaaacttaaataaaagggaaagACAAATGATCCCGACAACACAATGAAAACTGGAGACCACTGCTTTTGTTACCACTCTCCAGCCAAGCACTGTAATTAATTGGCAATGTAGAATAATAATTCTTCACAAACCTTAGAATTATCAGTGTCAAAGCCCCAAACTGATTCTGCATCATAATGAGTGTCAAATGTTCCCCAGCTAGGTTCATCAAACCCTTTGTTTCCAGAAAATACAGATTCAGGACCAACCTCATCACTGAACAAATAATCACCAAAAATCAGTCTaaagaaaagttgaaaaagaaaagaaattaacttcCACAGCCAAGGCATGTCTGTACAATAATTTCAGTCTGCAGATCAGCCtcaaaagaatgaaaaagaacatatatttaaaagaacAAACACACACAAACCTTTGTGTTTCTTTAGCTTGGGGTGAACCATCAGCACCAATGTCTTTCATGATTTGGAAATCTTGGACTTCTTTAGATTGGTTCTCTGTTGCACCACTTCCAGCTGAACTGTTTGGTCGACCTCTTGCCAAGCCATCTTCATTTTGTTCATGAGCTGGTTCATTCTCAGAAATCTCTTCACCTTTACTTGCATCCTTCTCTTTACTAGCACCCTTTTCTTCTGTTGCATCTTTCCCTTCACTTGCATCCTTCTCTGATTTACTATCAATATTTGACGATGAAGCAGTTGCATCATGTTTATTGGAAGACGTTTCATTTTTAACTGACGAAGATTTTGGTTTTGGAGGAGCTACGACATTTTGCACTTCTAGGGTGAGTTCCTTGACAAACGTGAATCCTGGAAAATGATAAAGTTGATGACTTATCAGAAACATAACCCGGTTTATGACTTAACacagaataaaagaaaatctaatTGTATAACCATCAAATCGGTTTCACAGAAAAGTTTCTGAGACGCAATCAAATCAATCCCACAGACAATTGTTTGACAAACCTTCATCCTCGAGCTTGTCCCAATCTTCATCCCAATCAGCAGTTCCTTCTTGAATTCCTGGCTGCCAGCCTTAAGAAGACCATCAAGAAAAGTCAAGAGAAGTTGAAACACAATTTCTACCACacaataatatcttttattcGGCCTAAAAAATCCATTTTCGAGTACCAATCATTGCTATGAATcttagaaaaattttaataagttgttcttattttatatcttCTACTCACTTTGTAGATAACCACAATTTAAGACCTGTACAATACAATGATTGCAAAATAGATAATGTGATTATAAGTTTTGCTTACTAATCAACTTCGTTCAaattagtaaaagaaaaaaaataaataaataaacactgTAAAATTTACAGAGAAGAGATTGAATTGAAATCAACGAATACCTGAATCCATTTTACAAGACTAGTCCTTTCTACAGACTAATGTGgtcagtttatttatttaactacTAAAATGGCCATACTATGATTAATAATAGAACTCACTAAATTAAGTAAATCAGCTAATTAACTCACAAGTGAACACGAATTATGTAGGCCAAATAGCTAATATGAAATTAGACATACCAAAGGGAAGCTCAACCAGCAAAGTAGGCTTGGCACGCAATCCATATTGTTTGCAGCGATCGTTCAAAATTTTCACCAGTTCCTCGAGCTCGTTTTGGATATGGTCTGCATGTTGCTGTAGAAGCAAACAAAATCTTTACTTAAATGTAGGTTTTCAGATAATCTCCACCCATTCAATTGTGTTACCAACATACCTGAAGAGTTCCATCACCACTCTCTCCTTCCATTTTGAGAATTGCCTGATATAACTCCATTTTTTTCTCCTGCAAGTGACCCAACATAGCACATTTACTCATTTAGGCCGGATGGAGAAAAATCAGATAAGTTCATACAACAAATTTTCATTGGCCATCACTCAATCAAAAGTACCTGAATATCACGAAATGTAGCCTCTTCAAGAGTTAATTTGGAGGCTACATCTCCAGACTGTTTGTATTTCTCTTCATACTTCTTCGCCAGCAACTCAACCTGAAACAAAAATTCCTCCCACTGGTCAAAGAAGTAGCAAAGTGATTTAAAAGAACACATGAAATCTACATAATAGAAAAAGATACCTCGCGTTTATCACCAGACACCCTTTCTGTAATCTCATTAAGTCGATTGTCACATCTGCTTTTGTATAAAATCTGACACCAGATGACAGAATAAAGAATAAAGGAAATATAAGTTTATGATAACTTCCAATCTAcgctaaaaataataatgataaatattttctaagtaaaCCATCCTCAACAGCTATTTACGAAGCTTAAAAGTTGTATAATGCATTATAATTCAACTATGATTCATCAGCTCCCTCAATTAAAGGTAAAATGTTATCATCCTTAGTATTGTTATATGTTCACTCTAAAGGACGAATTGAAGCACCCCGAGATACTGTAGACATCAAAAGCCTGTCTTAGAAAACTATGTCATAAACTGATTAGCCAATGAGTGAAACACTTACAACTTCCACTttcttggtttttttttcccccaacaATATCACTTTTAACATCATGACAGTCGAGGCTTTGAGTTTCTGGCCCCAGAATATTGGACTTCGATATGTCCTTAGGCACTATTTGAGCTAAATTTATTAACACCAAATAAGACAAAGTTTCCTTCCCAGCCCTAGAAAATAATCCTAACTCCTCCACGCATCACATGCAAGGCTATGACAGTTAAACCAAACTGTATTGAGAAAGTAAAGTTGATATTTAACATGGATTACAATCTTAATGGAATGCAGATCATTTTAAATTGCTGAAATCTTAACGGGCCAGTATGAGCATAAATGCAAGTAATTGGTGTCCTGGTCAATGATATATGGGTTCAAATCAAATagacaattttcaaatatcaaatgatgaaaatagaaaatttataagtaCACTCACAAGTTCCTGCATTTTGGTGCTGCAGAACTGTATCTTCTCCCTGGAGGTCAGTATCTCCTTTTCCAATTCTTCAACCTTAAAATCAGAATTCCAGAAACAAATCAGATGTGAATTctccacccaaaaaaaaaaaaaaagtcatgttGCTTCCAGTCAAAATACAGCAACAAGCAGAAACACAAGTTAATGCAGTTCAAACTTTTCCATATCTCAATAACAACTGGACAAGCTCACTTAAACAGAAAAGGTTAGAGAACAGGTAAGTAAAACCAAGATATTCTAAAGAACAACTGATAATGACGTCCAGACTATTGATTTTAATCCTcgtaaaaagaataaattaaactgGAGAAGAAATTATACTGGTAAACAACAATGATTGATGGTCCACGTATACCTTGTCATTTCCAATAGTATAGGTTAAATTGAACAAATCAGCTCATGTAAAATGATCTAAATCTTGACACATTGCTCAAATTTTTTGGGAGATTTCTTTTGGTGGTAAGGGAAATGGCAGTTCTTAgtcaagattaaaaattaagaaaatggcAACGATctacattataaaaataaaataacatgatTATGAGTGGTGATGCATGTTTCAAAGGTGACAAGATAAGAGCACAGGAAATGCCTTTTTATCCGCTTCAGTTGCCTCTTTGAGCTTTGCATTTAAAGACTCTTGTTCCTCTTTGCTAAGCTGATCCATGAGATGCTTTTCCAGCTCTGGAACTTTGGACTTTTGCGGAGTGGTTTGCACGGATCTATCAGCCTGAGGAACAGGAAAAGGCCTCGGTGGCTTACCCGTAGGAGGTCTAGAAGCATGAGGTTGTTGCACACCTGATCAATAATTTACTTTTCTTAACTGATGAATAGATCAATAAAAGGGGGAGGGTGTAACAAATGATGCTGAAAGATTATGCCACCATAAGATCATCCTTACCAGCAACAGGGCCCCATGTTCCACTAACATGTGGAGCTTGAGGTTGACTTGTAGTGGAAAACAGAGCTTCATCAGGCATGATAGTGCTTGGAAGCATTGTAGGAAGAGGGCGCCCTTCTCTATAACGTTCCATCA
This window contains:
- the LOC102609522 gene encoding actin cytoskeleton-regulatory complex protein PAN1, with the protein product MAGQTAANSDLFEAYFRRADLDGDGQISGAEAVAFFQGSNLPKQVLAQVWSHADQRKAGFLNRAEFFNSLKLVTVAQSKRELTPDIVKAALYGPASARIPAPQINLAAMPSPHSRVGAPALQVSSAPSPQNVSVRGPQGLGNASTNQQSPPSQSNHFVRTPQAVLPGTTLHPQQVLSGQSMPSGGIMTAPRPPTSNVSTDWLGGSTVSPLAGSTTQLPNRGSSPSLPQEGFGLPASSLAPSVQPRPPITSGGRAGSPLTGTTSQVSDRGISASSTLDRFGLPASSVAPSVQPRPPGTSAQTPATAPKPQAPDSKSLVVSGNGFSSDSLFGDVFSASPVQPKQDVAISGSVPTSTASVPASPAPKPSLKAGPVEPVQHAFSQPPVDGQYQQGQSAGKQNQQFAVKSTPAAASTGFPIGALNSTSSQSHVPWPKMTHSEVQKYSKVFVQVDIDRDGKITGEQAYNLFLSWRLPREVLKQVWDLSDQDNDGMLSLKEFCTALYLMERYREGRPLPTMLPSTIMPDEALFSTTSQPQAPHVSGTWGPVAGVQQPHASRPPTGKPPRPFPVPQADRSVQTTPQKSKVPELEKHLMDQLSKEEQESLNAKLKEATEADKKVEELEKEILTSREKIQFCSTKMQELILYKSRCDNRLNEITERVSGDKREVELLAKKYEEKYKQSGDVASKLTLEEATFRDIQEKKMELYQAILKMEGESGDGTLQQHADHIQNELEELVKILNDRCKQYGLRAKPTLLVELPFGWQPGIQEGTADWDEDWDKLEDEGFTFVKELTLEVQNVVAPPKPKSSSVKNETSSNKHDATASSSNIDSKSEKDASEGKDATEEKGASKEKDASKGEEISENEPAHEQNEDGLARGRPNSSAGSGATENQSKEVQDFQIMKDIGADGSPQAKETQSDEVGPESVFSGNKGFDEPSWGTFDTHYDAESVWGFDTDNSKEAAHDQHLDSSMFGLDDFNIKPIKTELFHSNNLFPGKSSSIFADSVPSTPAYSITNSPRRFSAGPDDYSFDKGKSPFIFADSVPSTPAYNFGNSPRRFSGGSEDHAFDNLSRFDSFNMHDGGLFQSPSHSLSRFDSVHSTRDSDPNYGLSSRFDSFNARDNSFNARDSGFFQSQNSLARFDSMRSTKDFDHGHGFPAFESFDDTDPFGTTGPSNSKTSVDTPRNGSGVLAFDDTDPFGSTGPFKTSVESNTQKRSSDNWNAF